One region of Lebetimonas natsushimae genomic DNA includes:
- a CDS encoding HypC/HybG/HupF family hydrogenase formation chaperone produces MCLAIPSKVLKVDENNMAEVDTLGVKRTVSLDLIQEEVKPGDYVLIHVGYAMSKIDEKFALESIEVYKQLAEAAAMEEDAISPEKLVNEDGPLLYKPKAEDE; encoded by the coding sequence ATGTGTTTGGCAATTCCAAGTAAAGTTTTAAAAGTAGATGAAAATAATATGGCTGAGGTTGATACTTTAGGAGTTAAAAGGACAGTAAGTCTTGATTTGATACAAGAAGAGGTAAAACCCGGAGATTATGTATTAATTCATGTCGGATATGCAATGAGTAAAATTGATGAAAAATTTGCACTTGAAAGTATAGAAGTTTATAAACAGTTAGCAGAAGCTGCTGCAATGGAAGAGGATGCCATTTCTCCTGAGAAACTGGTAAATGAAGACGGACCTCTTCTTTATAAACCGAAGGCAGAGGATGAGTAA